From one bacterium genomic stretch:
- the hoxE gene encoding bidirectional hydrogenase complex protein HoxE, which translates to MITDLVKPSPPSDDKRWRIVDATMRRHGNKSHALIETLHTIQEAFGFLDDDSLRYAAASLRLPLSKVYGVATFYHFFTLKPQGEHTCVVCTGTACYIKGAGHILDAIKEMAGIEPGETTLDNRLSLITARCLGACGLAPAVVLDGEVSGKQTPAEVIEKIRGWLQ; encoded by the coding sequence ATGATAACGGATTTGGTTAAGCCTTCCCCGCCCTCCGATGATAAGAGATGGCGGATTGTGGACGCAACAATGCGGCGTCATGGTAATAAATCCCATGCGCTCATTGAAACTCTTCACACAATTCAAGAGGCATTCGGTTTTCTAGATGACGATTCACTTCGTTACGCAGCAGCCTCTCTGCGATTGCCCCTGAGCAAAGTCTATGGGGTGGCAACGTTCTATCACTTCTTTACACTGAAACCACAGGGTGAACATACGTGCGTGGTCTGTACCGGAACCGCCTGCTACATTAAAGGCGCAGGTCATATCCTTGATGCCATTAAAGAAATGGCAGGAATCGAACCGGGTGAGACCACTCTTGATAATAGACTATCCCTCATAACGGCACGATGTCTGGGCGCTTGCGGGTTAGCTCCGGCAGTCGTGCTCGATGGCGAAGTCAGCGGTAAGCAGACACCTGCTGAAGTAATTGAAAAGATTCGGGGGTGGCTTCAATAA
- the nuoF gene encoding NADH-quinone oxidoreductase subunit NuoF: MPHEELRQIAETENEAKKQFKYEIRVCVAAGCLSTHSGEVKTALEEAIKAKGLENTCKVKGVGCLGLCTAGPLLAVMPTGTLYEAVKPEDAADIIASLDTKPVERIKGDYQLPFFTRQQKIVLENCGVIDPERIEEYIAADGYSGLNKAINDMTHAEVVEQVTKSGIRGRGGAGFPTGLKWGMVAKANGNQKYVVCNADEGDPGAFMDRSVLESDPHRVLEGMAIAAYAVGATQGFLYVRAEYPLAVKRLKTAIRQAEKLGFMGNNICGSTFNFNVDIRLGAGAFVCGEETALLASIEGNRGVPRPRPPFPANSGLWGCPTLINNVETFANIAPILRNGGEWFASIGTEKSKGTKVFALAGRVKNTGLIEVPMGMTMREIIFDIGGGIPDGKKYKAVQTGGPSGGCIPEEHLDMPVDYESLASVGSIMGSGGMIVMDETSCMVDVARYFMDFCMSESCGKCVPCRVGTAQMYQILTRITDGSATMDDLDLLQELGDMVRNTSLCGLGMTSPNPVTSTLRYFKDEYLAHIIDKRCPAGVCKIHAPAEVH; encoded by the coding sequence ATGCCTCATGAAGAACTAAGACAAATCGCCGAGACTGAAAACGAGGCGAAAAAGCAATTTAAATATGAAATCCGTGTGTGCGTAGCCGCCGGATGTCTATCCACTCATAGTGGTGAAGTTAAAACCGCTCTAGAAGAAGCTATTAAAGCGAAGGGTTTGGAGAATACTTGCAAAGTAAAAGGCGTTGGCTGCCTTGGCCTCTGTACTGCCGGTCCTTTGCTTGCGGTTATGCCCACTGGAACTCTCTATGAAGCTGTTAAACCTGAAGATGCCGCTGATATCATTGCCAGCTTGGATACTAAGCCGGTCGAGCGTATTAAGGGTGATTATCAACTTCCCTTCTTCACCCGTCAGCAGAAGATCGTCCTCGAAAACTGCGGTGTCATTGACCCCGAACGCATCGAGGAGTATATCGCTGCCGATGGTTATTCCGGGCTTAATAAAGCTATCAATGATATGACACATGCCGAAGTCGTCGAACAAGTCACGAAGAGTGGCATTCGAGGACGAGGCGGCGCAGGTTTCCCCACCGGTCTAAAGTGGGGTATGGTCGCCAAAGCTAACGGAAATCAAAAATATGTTGTCTGCAACGCTGATGAAGGCGACCCAGGCGCATTTATGGATCGAAGCGTTCTTGAGAGCGACCCACACAGGGTGCTCGAAGGAATGGCCATCGCTGCTTATGCGGTCGGCGCAACTCAGGGCTTCCTTTACGTGCGAGCTGAATACCCGCTTGCAGTTAAACGATTGAAGACGGCCATCCGTCAGGCGGAGAAGCTGGGCTTTATGGGCAACAACATTTGCGGCTCAACTTTCAACTTTAATGTCGATATTCGACTTGGAGCCGGCGCGTTTGTCTGCGGTGAAGAAACTGCTTTGCTTGCCTCTATCGAAGGCAATCGAGGTGTGCCAAGACCCAGACCTCCATTCCCTGCCAACTCCGGTCTCTGGGGTTGCCCAACGCTCATTAACAATGTTGAAACCTTCGCGAACATTGCTCCCATTCTCAGAAATGGCGGCGAGTGGTTTGCAAGTATCGGCACTGAAAAGAGCAAAGGCACTAAGGTCTTCGCACTCGCCGGCCGAGTTAAGAATACCGGCCTTATCGAAGTTCCGATGGGAATGACGATGCGCGAGATTATCTTCGACATCGGCGGAGGCATCCCTGACGGCAAGAAGTATAAAGCTGTTCAAACCGGTGGCCCTTCAGGCGGATGTATTCCTGAAGAGCACCTCGATATGCCTGTGGATTATGAATCGCTGGCATCCGTAGGTTCTATCATGGGTTCAGGCGGCATGATCGTAATGGACGAAACTTCCTGCATGGTTGACGTCGCTCGCTACTTTATGGACTTCTGCATGAGTGAATCTTGCGGCAAGTGTGTTCCCTGCCGTGTCGGCACTGCGCAGATGTACCAGATATTAACTCGGATCACCGATGGCTCTGCTACGATGGATGATCTCGACTTGCTTCAGGAACTCGGCGATATGGTTCGCAACACCAGCCTCTGTGGTCTTGGTATGACCTCGCCAAA